From the Cataglyphis hispanica isolate Lineage 1 chromosome 24, ULB_Chis1_1.0, whole genome shotgun sequence genome, the window TATCCAATATGGCGCGATACAATAGTGTGGATTTGTGGATGCGCGACGCTGCGTTCCATCTGCCATCGGACAATGATGAAAAtagtttgttaattattatcgattttgaTATTTCGGCAGATGCGTAGGTTATTCAGCATTCTCGGATGAAGGTTTGTTGTTTTTTATAGCTAAGAGAAATTTGTCGTTTGAGTATCGATCGCTTCCTAATGATTAGCACGAGTGAAACCACGTCGCTTCTAACCTCTTCAAATGAGTtctattgacatttttatacacgtttatataaaaacgatagaatatatatatttaaaagttctaTGAATGTACTCAGTGAATGTTAttgaataatagaaaagaagtacattaaatttaattttatatatatccagagagtattatattatatatgtttaacataatcttgtttttaaataCCGCATTAACTCTAACCTCTAATTAAATTCTGATTAAACGTAtccttatattttgaaatgacTATTGTCCTCTTCATAAAAGTGTAAACGCGATAAATGAGTGCTCCTGAAGAATCATTGAATGATCAGGATCCTGATTATGTCTCCACAATTTCCGACGAGCAagttcaacaaaaaatttacgaaGAAAATGGTAagtatattgattttacattatttaataatagattaataaatataatattgaattttcaatattatatttattaagttctAGCgttaacttaaaaatattttacagaattttgtgaaatgtttatattataatatatgtgtcatAGTGATTATAtctaagtaatatattttttctgtattagCAAGAAACACTAcggcaaaaaaaataactgcGATAGTGGAGAAAGAATTTGCACGGGAAATTGATTCGAAGGAGAaggaaattttgcaaatacaaGAGAGATTGCATAAAGCCCTGAACAGTTTTCATCTCTTGcgttatgtaataattactaatttttacAATCGCAAGCAGTGTCAAATTTTCCAAGCTGCGGAAACCACAAAACAAACGAGAATTCATCCTGCAGTCAAATCATTACTTGGAAAAAGTCCTAAGTCTGTTCATTGTACTGATCTTGCAGTGCCATCGACATCTACAGATCCTCGATTCTCGTGCAATGATGAATCTCTTGAATCATATGCACGAACTACGGCAGGTAGCGCATTTAAAACCGAAGAAAATGCAGACAAACATGATGCTGCATTGCAAGGTGAGAAAAGGAAACTGCCAGACGGAGAATCTCGACCTCGCAAAGTACCCCGTTATATACCACCAAAGAGCAGCAAGCCAGCGAAAACGGGCCCGTCGCGCGGCAATAGTCAGAAAATTCGTAAACGTATTATTATCGGTAACATATCCAAGTGGATCCCACCGGATTGGCGAGAAGATGCGTCTAGTCATAAGTGGACGATATATGTGCGCAACGACAAAGACGAAAGTGCTAACATTAATACTTTCATCAGTAAGGTGAGATTCTTCCTGCACCCTAGTTACCGTCCAAACGACGTTGTTGAGGTCACATCGTATCCGTTTCATCTATCCAGACGTGGATGGGGCGAATTTCCTGTTAGAGTACAGTTACACTTCAAAAATGCTCTTGATAAACCCATAGACATTATTCACCACCTGAAATTGGATCGCACCTATACAGGATTGCAAACACTAGGCTCAGAGACTCTGGTCGACATATGGATTCATACAGCAGAAACATGTAATTTTGAGCAGAATAATAGCGATGAATCTGTTGAATCTTCTTCTAATAATGcatctataaaaatagaacCTAATGACAGTTTcgagtttatttataaacaatctaCAGCAAAATCTACGGAAACTTTACAGATGAGCAATTCTGAAGAATTTCGAATGaaggaagaaataattaattcggaAGTACACAAACGGTCTAATCTATCATTGGATTTAACCAAGAAATTGGGAAACATCAAAGTGAAAGTTGAATCTAATGTTACATCTGTTAATAACATATTCAGCACTGAGAATAAACTGAATTTAGATGAAATGCGTTATTACATTAAACATGATCATAATTATGCGGACAAAcagtattttaattctaatcatTATActgaaagagaaggaaatatAACTGTAGAACACTTTCTAGACAATGATTGTGTTTCTGCAATAAATTCATCAGAAATTGatgataagaaagagaaacttgGCAATGTACAAATTATATCACATAAATTTAACGATGATATTCAGTCTTCCAATAGTCagtctttgaaaatttcagtGACAAATGCAGTGGAAAATGATTCACAAGTCAACACAATATTTCAAGAGAGAAATAGTCAAAAGAATTTATCATCTCTCGATACAAATAAACTTTTACAAGCTAGAAACTTGAAAAACAGTGATATATCTAAAACTTCAGAAAATATCACGACTAAAAACACATCAATTAACGGTTTTTGCAAATCATTCGATCAGTTTAACAGTTTGCAGAAAACCGCGAATTTCTCGAATATTACTAATTCGCATTTAAAACCTCTACAAATCTCCATACCGTCATCGAATATATTCGCATCGTCGACCAATAGGCATATGCTTCTTTTAAAAGATACGAAATCAATTCCGATAGACATGACAAATATCCTCTCATCAAAATCAAATGGAAACTCGAGGAAGCTGGTCGATGGCGACGTGAAACTTTCTATTCCAAGAGATGGTAATATTGCGCAATTGAATGTCCGCATTCCTCAAACCGTGAGCATCCTGAAGAAGCCGCCCAACgctaataataagatgaacGTACGACACGAGAGCACTGTCAGCGGCAATAAGAAGCCTACTATACTTACGTTGAAAAACACCAACAATCTTTTACTGAATATTAACGAAAATGTGCCGATCCTGAAGATAGCAGACTCGCGCGATCCACGATATAATTACAGTCTCGCCGAGGCATCGAAAGGCGTTTCTTCAACCGACAAGCAGGAAATCATGCCATATGTAAGATCGGAAGACAAGACAGTGATGCAGCGAGTAAAAATCACATTGGGCAAGGACAGATTCAAGATACAAAGCAAGAGAGAATTGTACGAGGCGACTCTGCGCTCAATCGACACTGCGAATATCATCGATACGGAAGCTTTAATACGATTCATCATACGCCGATTGCCGATCATTACACGAGACGCCCGTGATTCCGAGTACAAATGGATGCATCCCTATGCGTGTTGCAGCGAGGAAGAGTACTTCGCGCACAATGTCGGCAAACAACGTGCCCTGGAGTGGTATCGCGCCAAAACAATCAGGTACTTCCTGCGAAAAAAGATGATCCCATCTGATCGACTGTGGAGCATCAAGGAGATTATACTATGGGCGAGATTGCACGGCTACACGCCAAGTCGGAACGCTTCCGGCATGTCGGAAGCGATCACGACGAGCGATACGAAAAAGCTACCTAATACTATAACACTTACCACATTTCCGGTCACATGTACAGAATCAATTGCGCTGCAAAAGTGGCTACAAACATGCCAGGAAGAATCTAGTCAGTTGAAGGATGCTTGTATTGAAGACGAAGAGATCGATGTCGAGAGTGTCGATGAGAGCCCGTGTAAAGTTACGATTGATCggagaaaaaatgataataatcgaaataacGATTCTTCAACCAATTCTAAATTGATACCGCTTGAACTTGACGAAAGTTTATTGCCATTCCACAATTTCGTGTGCGATACCGCGCGAGATATCGGTATTAAAATCGGACCAGAAGAGATTGTTCCTGGTATATTGTATAGTGCAGCTAGTCGCGTAATGATGCGGGTaaagattatttcttaaattgtgCTCATTTTTTAACGCTAAGTTATAAAATGAATGTTATGTTGtcactattaaaataatgttttttcagGTTGTCGAATGTTTTGTGGAGGATCTAACTCGAACATCGTTGGCAAAAGCTTGGGAAAGAAATAGCGGAAATGAGTAAGTATCCTtttttgcttcctcatagaggaagctttgtttttatggaaaaattttttttccaattttaatgccaatgtgtttagaatgttttaaaacgtcaaagaaacatatttttacaaaatgtcgagtatgtgtgtatatatatgtttgtatgtgcACCAAAGGATGTGGTTCGATTATCTGccgtaaattttaagataatgagctaataaaattttttatatgaataaagtatcattcaaGATTATACTTGGATCGATAaaggggtttattttttataaaattttaaattcttcaaaaaaaggtGTTGTTCTAAGTTCCGCAAATTTTAAgacatttgtttaaatttttttatatgaatagaatatcattaaaggatggttgaatttgatgagaattggcaaaaaggtttattttttatgaaattttgaattttccaaTAAATGTGCATGCTGtaacttccacaaattttgagataacaggctaaatatttttatattaatagactAGCATTAAAGAATggttgttattaattttaatgtaaattgatgaaagaattcattttttataaaattttgacttttttaaaaaaaaaagatgtggtTGCTCGAACTTcatcaaattttgagatatctaaatatttttacattaatagagtATCAGcatggttggtattgaatttgatagaATTGTTGAAAcggttcattttttatgaaattttgaattttttaataaatgttttttcacGACCTAATTtctccaaattttttaaatattagagattaaattattttatatgaatagaatatcattaatattataattgatgaaaCTATTTTAGAGTCTCGGAAACtgatatattttcgatttgtaattatgattactgatattataaaataaaggaagtaaaattatgaggaaaccatgtgcaagtttttaatttgcacaatttttttatatatatcttgttatatgattattacatattatccgttttatattgttttgcatattcttttttcaatgtgTCGTAGATGTCCCAAGGTTATTAAGCTGAACGATGTCTATAACGCTCTTATAAGTCGAGAGGAATTCAACATTTTCACGAATGAAGGTCTGGGTTCGATGCAACAATCGAATACAAAGGAATCGTCCAGCTTGTGAAGATATAGACGTGAGCGAGCAAGCAATCGTCTAGTTATAGATCGGTCTATGAAATACAACGAATTGATGAGTGCAGCACGTTGTCGAATACAGAATACATTTGCAGAGAGGAGATAGATTAGGTGCATGCAAACTTATACGCACGCGTGACAAAACAATTCGAATATTTAATTCGTCTCAATCCCAACCAACTGGAATTTTATGATGCTCTACCTCGCGTTGCAGCCATTCACGGACCGGTTCGTAATAGGCTAAGAACGGTTCCACACGATACTTGGAATATCCCGTTATCGTGCGTAGCGCGTGCCTCCAATCCGCGCTACTTCCAAGTTTCATCGTCGATCTGGAAGTAAAGTAAGCTAAGACCgcttttttacatacattcgTTTTTTATCACGTTTCTTCAcgggaataaaattatagaaaaatttttttactacttttttttcttttttttctgaaaaagaaacaaaattaaagttatcattttgtacaaaaattggTATAAGAATTTACCGACCTTAAGAACTTTCCTGCATCCTTCGATTTGTAAATATCGCATTTGTGAAGAGGTAAATCAAACGCTGTAGAACCAATTCTCAGACCTAAGGATGTTTCGCACATTCCTTGGAATAATTGAACTTGCAGGAAGTTTCCcagaaaatatctattaatgttaaattatttattgatgtcATTATGCACGTTTCTTATCAATTCACTCTAACTTACCCAGCATAAGGTATATTATGAGCGATATGAAATTTTGCCATAGGATCAAAGAATTTTTCGGATCTTCGTGACGGCGGTACGATGCCCATATATTGACGATGCAAAGTCCACCAGAATGTGTTGTATTTCGAAGGTTTCGTTCTGCCGGAGAAGACAGACCATCtccatttttctattatcagTCCGTTAAATAATTGTGGTATTTTAAGCAGAGCTTGTTTTAGGAGGATAGCCATTTCTAATGAATTCTGCGAACGTGAATTGATCTCGGATGAATTAACGAATGATGCGAACGCGTTGCGTATTAATCCCAGACGTTGCATGTGTCGAAAGGAAATTGCACCGTATGAAATGGCATCTCCTATTGATTCATGGAAAGCGCTATTGATTCCATTCTAAAcaacaaataattgattttatacattggttatatataaatatatatatatatatatatatatatatatatatatatatatatatatatatatatgagaatcgaggaaatttttaataccttAAAAAATGATGACTGATTTTGATAGgccatataatattgtatgtgACCAATTTCGTgataaataacattgaaaTCTTCTGGTTTTGTCTCTAAACATGcgttaattctaaaataaagcgcaattaattaattgcgttaattttataacatttatttatatcgtagAAATACCTGAAATCATTTCTATTGTACATGTTGACAGCAGTTGCGTGACAGTTGGATCTCCTACCTATTTCTTGTTCAAAGACAGAGTTTTTCCAAAATTCTGGAGTCAAGGACGGAAATCCGAGAGACACGTAAAAATCATCTgccttttttatcattttaatgacattataattttcttgtatcATCGAATTTGTCAGATTTGGCATGATCGCGATGTAATTTGGAAATATTACATCGATCAACGCTTCCCAATTTTGCGACCACAAGTTACCTGTAAGAATATAGCGATCGGTTCAAAAAATGATGTGTCTGTTCTTTTCTGCTTGACGAAATTCGCTTCACCTAACAAATGAGCTGGAATTGGCT encodes:
- the LOC126858233 gene encoding YEATS domain-containing protein 2 codes for the protein MSAPEESLNDQDPDYVSTISDEQVQQKIYEENARNTTAKKITAIVEKEFAREIDSKEKEILQIQERLHKALNSFHLLRYVIITNFYNRKQCQIFQAAETTKQTRIHPAVKSLLGKSPKSVHCTDLAVPSTSTDPRFSCNDESLESYARTTAGSAFKTEENADKHDAALQGEKRKLPDGESRPRKVPRYIPPKSSKPAKTGPSRGNSQKIRKRIIIGNISKWIPPDWREDASSHKWTIYVRNDKDESANINTFISKVRFFLHPSYRPNDVVEVTSYPFHLSRRGWGEFPVRVQLHFKNALDKPIDIIHHLKLDRTYTGLQTLGSETLVDIWIHTAETCNFEQNNSDESVESSSNNASIKIEPNDSFEFIYKQSTAKSTETLQMSNSEEFRMKEEIINSEVHKRSNLSLDLTKKLGNIKVKVESNVTSVNNIFSTENKLNLDEMRYYIKHDHNYADKQYFNSNHYTEREGNITVEHFLDNDCVSAINSSEIDDKKEKLGNVQIISHKFNDDIQSSNSQSLKISVTNAVENDSQVNTIFQERNSQKNLSSLDTNKLLQARNLKNSDISKTSENITTKNTSINGFCKSFDQFNSLQKTANFSNITNSHLKPLQISIPSSNIFASSTNRHMLLLKDTKSIPIDMTNILSSKSNGNSRKLVDGDVKLSIPRDGNIAQLNVRIPQTVSILKKPPNANNKMNVRHESTVSGNKKPTILTLKNTNNLLLNINENVPILKIADSRDPRYNYSLAEASKGVSSTDKQEIMPYVRSEDKTVMQRVKITLGKDRFKIQSKRELYEATLRSIDTANIIDTEALIRFIIRRLPIITRDARDSEYKWMHPYACCSEEEYFAHNVGKQRALEWYRAKTIRYFLRKKMIPSDRLWSIKEIILWARLHGYTPSRNASGMSEAITTSDTKKLPNTITLTTFPVTCTESIALQKWLQTCQEESSQLKDACIEDEEIDVESVDESPCKVTIDRRKNDNNRNNDSSTNSKLIPLELDESLLPFHNFVCDTARDIGIKIGPEEIVPGILYSAASRVMMRVVECFVEDLTRTSLAKAWERNSGNECPKVIKLNDVYNALISREEFNIFTNEGLGSMQQSNTKESSSL
- the LOC126858234 gene encoding angiotensin-converting enzyme-like isoform X1, with the protein product MTTDSRKCSRNIFFLCLVACVVFHISGAVSKMQEIDYGILDRINNGFELLNRAIANLEWQTLKNSSIVPSEMYTRLVQLKLNWRNEWCAKFMDFQNNGIPVNQKLLRFLCKGPKYTNEMAKKVAIINKFLSSTYDSAQICKIKNYKWKCYNDELDVTKLMATSRNEKELRWIWTAWRNRMSHTKELFRQLVDLQNIAARNNGYADIGEYWREEFEIPDLEKMFKKMYQRVEPLYRLLHAVVRFRLARLYPDVVDILQPIPAHLLGNLWSQNWEALIDVIFPNYIAIMPNLTNSMIQENYNVIKMIKKADDFYVSLGFPSLTPEFWKNSVFEQEIGRRSNCHATAVNMYNRNDFRINACLETKPEDFNVIYHEIGHIQYYMAYQNQSSFFKNGINSAFHESIGDAISYGAISFRHMQRLGLIRNAFASFVNSSEINSRSQNSLEMAILLKQALLKIPQLFNGLIIEKWRWSVFSGRTKPSKYNTFWWTLHRQYMGIVPPSRRSEKFFDPMAKFHIAHNIPYAGYFLGNFLQVQLFQGMCETSLGLRIGSTAFDLPLHKCDIYKSKDAGKFLRSTMKLGSSADWRHALRTITGYSKYRVEPFLAYYEPVREWLQREVEHHKIPVGWD
- the LOC126858234 gene encoding angiotensin-converting enzyme-like isoform X2; translated protein: MTTDSRKCSRNIFFLCLVACVVFHISGAVSKMQEIDYGILDRINNGFELLNRAIANLEWQTLKNSSIVPSEMYTRLVQLKLNWRNEWCAKFMDFQNNGIPVNQKLLRFLCKGPKYTNEMAKKVAIINKFLSSTYDSAQICKIKNYKWKCYNDELDVTKLMATSRNEKELRWIWTAWRNRMSHTKELFRQLVDLQNIAARNNGYADIGEYWREEFEIPDLEKMFKKMYQRVEPLYRLLHAVVRFRLARLYPDVVDILQPIPAHLLGNLWSQNWEALIDVIFPNYIAIMPNLTNSMIQENYNVIKMIKKADDFYVSLGFPSLTPEFWKNSVFEQEIGRRSNCHATAVNMYNRNDFRINACLETKPEDFNVIYHEIGHIQYYMAYQNQSSFFKNGINSAFHESIGDAISYGAISFRHMQRLGLIRNAFASFVNSSEINSRSQNSLEMAILLKQALLKIPQLFNGLIIEKWRWSVFSGRTKPSKYNTFWWTLHRQYMGIVPPSRRSEKFFDPMAKFHIAHNIPYAGYFLGNFLQVQLFQGMCETSLGLRIGSTAFDLPLHKCDIYKSKDAGKFLRKKRKKSSKKIFL